gatatgcttgtattagtgtaaaagtagttttatacagcacttgcatgaaaataaccttgtatgataaaatgtgttaacttctgtgattaaagctttgcatatttgaaaattagacaaaaagtaattcatctttcatgtggatatcataggctaattgtatctagatcttcggataatcgcgtgcgaatgtgactaactaaatgagaatcgaatctgtaaattgcacacggttttatactttgtggattgtgtttattgattgagcatgtattcttctggaaaatgaaacttaacatgatatgtgacttattattagtttatgtcaatctctgaaactttatgcattgggcacaatagagccatactttatgtgaattctgatttgagctgaaaactgaatgttcaacttgcacgaataaactgtacaaattggataaacaaaagtttctagattttttatatgtgttactttgttttgtccttgaactatgaccACTGGTATTGTATCCATTTCATGTTCcaaactccggttatagctaaaatgaaatcagtacgcggtcagaaactgacttggcaaaccccaaatgtatcccttctgattcctgacttttaattgtcgtatgagtccctggacggactttttggaatcgattttaagtatattcatgatctggagttttccatgtttacttaaattttgtactatgagataatgtgctaagtatgctacgtgttcatgaactttgtgcgtaacgataaactgaaatggtgaaaatgatcattcatgacctaaaacgtattgtttgacttaggtttgacatgttgaccaatatttgacatgaacctactgatgttgaatatagttgactactttgaccaagtttgacttacggtttgacttcggttgactttgtttgacttgcatgaattacttgactatatgttgacttttactttaaatcgcgtcgagtcaagcaataagacaacgtatgctatgaaaccacacttgtttaagatacatatattgaccaacctaaatacatatacttaggttacattactcgggtctaaaccgtacgagTCGTttatctttcattccgagctttattcaaaggtgagtctacagtcccgctttttatatatgttttcagggatgagaatacacgctgttatatttacattttcaaattactttatattgacatgagtactatacaTATGCATACTAagttttgttcaaaaagcctctagtttgaatacttttaataccatcggtgtaagcaaaagttagatggacggatccgttaggttgacaacctcacccactataaaagcagtggtgcatttattttgaacattaaatacatttgaacaagtgtataacattttaggaggtaaaggtgggtatagtggtttctatactcgggttaatgctagtattcaggtgctcggtgtatgcagcgatagaatctcgtggtcgaggaaattaaactatttttttgataactgttttttttagatactatacaacgatatttaaactgtggtttacgagcaaatgagataaaacttgacagggtgttgtctacaaatgattgaaatttgacatggtagtgtcaacaaacttttgaaacgagaaacagtgttgtctaaaaactttaacattaaactttggtggtctttcaccAGTAAACGTTtttgaaatgttatttcttaaacatactgtattgtttacctaaaacctgtagattcactcaacattattgttgattcgttttgcgtgttttattctcaggtattaattgcttccgctgtagaatattgccgtTACGTAgaggtcaagccaagcactgggaccagagttaacattccgttaaagggaattttgacggggtgttacatttggtattcaacttgagggggagtgttagaatatgtagtgactcgaacttttccatgtttatatattaaatgaaaactatatttacatgattaaatgtttctaacatgttaagcaatcaaacttgttaagacttgattaattgaaatgagtttatgtagacaattgaccaccccgtttgcctgatgattcacgaacgtcataacttgtgataattatataatcattttattttttttatgatgtaagtttttattatatatatatatatatatatatatatatatatatatatatatatatatataagaagaaatacaattaaatcaaagatgtacaagtaaaatactatttgctacagtaaaacaatatttgctacagtaaaatactatttactatagtaaattttcgctttgctacagtaaaaaactatttgctacattaaaatactatttgctacagtaaaaatactattgctacagtaaatagtgtttactgtacactatttactacagtaaacactatttactcgtattcaatctgtattcgtactcgtacaatatccagcctctagacgtatatactactggtatatacactcaatgatcagctccttagcagccttaatgagtcatcaaacatgtgggaaccatcatttgacaaactagcatgaatgattacactaaaaatcaaactaatggagcctatatcttgaATCCATATTCATGTTTTCTTTCacccaccacaaacacattttcattccaacttttctgcatcaaacacatctctctcaaattctctcttgatgttctaagtgttcttcatcatcttcatcagaatctacatcaatctagctcataaatccatacataaaccagcttacaaaacaacaactgaagaacacatcaagaacactttcaagtttactagcttacttccaaccttgcaaatccatttcaagtgattatccaatctcaataaatctttgttatttacagtaggttatctttctaattcaaagtaatactcatattcaaactttgattcaatttctataactataacaatcttaattcgagtagtaaactcacttgaacttgttttcgtgtcatgattctacttcaagaactttcaagccatccaagatcctttgaagctctagatcatttcttgtcatttccagtaggtttacctactatacttgaggtagtaatgatgttcataacatcattcgattcatatatatttaactatcttattcgaagatttaaacttataatcactagagcatagtttagttaattctaaacttgttcgcaaacaaagtaaatccttctagcttaacttttaaaatcaactaaacacatgttctatatctatatgatatgctaacttaatgatttaaaacctgaaaacacgaagaacaccgtataaccggacatacaccgttgtagtaaaaccgggggctgttttgggttagataattaaaaactatgataaactttgatttaaaagttgttcttctgagaaaataatatttcatatgaacatgaaactatatccaaaaatcatggttaaactcaaagtggaagtacgtttttcaaaatggtcatcaagatgtcgttctttcgacggaaatgactatctctttcaaaaatgagttgtaacttatatttctaactataaacctatactttttttgtttatattattaatattttgttcaatatgaaaccatagcgattggattcactcaaaatggatttaaacgaagaagttatgggtaaaacaaaattggatacttttgcttgttttagctacgtgaaactttgtaacaaatctatactaaccataacttaactaacttatattgtattatacatgtattctaacatatattatgtaatcttgatagaccatagacacgtatacaatgttttgacatatcatatcgacgtcatctatatatatgatttggaataaccatagacactctatatgcggtaatgatcgagttagctatacagggttgaggttgattccaaaataatatatatactttgagttgtgattgagtctgagacttgtatacactgggtcgtggattgattcgagataatatatattgatttatttctgtactactaactgtggacaattaattatggactactaacgttggactgtcaacttaacaaacttaaatcgttaaaacgtaataaaatatagtatgatatatttcgatcatactttgatatatatgtatatatttgttataggttcgtgaatcgacccgtggccaagtcttattttccgacgaagtgaaaatacgtgaaagtgagttatagtcccacttttaaaatctaatatttttgggatgagaatacatgcagctttataaatgttttacaaaatagacacaagtacgcgaaactacattctatggttggattattaaaccgaatattgccccttcaagtctggtagcctaagaattagggaaatggcccctaattgacgcgaatcctaaagatagatctattgggcctaacaaccctcattcaagttatgaatggctttagtacttcgatttatatggtgattgtgattgccaatttatgacatacttgcgagtatgcggggaatattctatatgcattaaagttaatgtcggttaccaggtgttcatcatatgaatgatttttatacacttgcgagtgtaagattattgaataaatgaaatcttgtggtctattattacgatttgataaatatataggttaaacctataactcaccaacatttttgttgacattttaagcatgtttattctcaggtgattattaagagcttccgctgttgcatgctaaataaagacaggattggagtctgcatgcttgtataatattgtttaaaaactgcattcgaagacttaagttgttgtgtaatattattgtaaaccattatgtaatggtcgtgtgaaaacgctatattttagattatcattatttgataatcttcgtaatgtttttaaacctttatcgataaaataaaggttatggtttgtttttaaaaaatcgaatacagtctttgaaaaacatctcatatagaggtcaaaaattcgtaacgaaatcaattaatatgaaacgtttataatcgatatgaatgggacattttcaGAATAAGTCAACAAATGCTCAACTTACCATTTTAGGTAAGTTGACTTTGGGATCAGAAGTGGTCCACTTCATCGTATCCCTTTTAAGAAGATCACAAGACAATAAATTGCAGCCAAGTCCAAcggctacaacaacaacaactttctTTCCTTTTATGTAAAAGTGGTTCCAAAGTAAATATGGATCCTAACTTAAACTAGAAGTTGTTGTTATAATTTTTGTGTATATAGGAACACTTGTAACTTGTAAATGATAAATATACAGATTGTAATCAATTATCAGAAAATCAATACAACcgatcatatttttatcaaattgaAGCATTTATCaaatttaaacattattattattattatcctatataCTAAAACATGCGCCAAAATCCGTCGTTTCCTATATACTAAAACATGTGCCAAAATCCGTCGTTTCAGTTGTtttggattgtcgttttgagtttgcgttcacactacaaacggtccttcaaattcggctcaatttacacaactgCCCCTCAACTTTATActtttcaggggtagaaagtgtaaatatataattttattaaaataaaataaaataattccaCCAGAATTTTtaacgggctctatcttctcgctcggtgcgagttaatttTTTTTcgagatcaccgttcaactcgaaaaaatctaacgaacacaacgggactaactacgcgcgaaacgaacatcgttaaaaaaataataaatatttcgggctatatttcatacatatacatatacgtacaacaaacaactcaacctattagatatattaggtaccaaacaacgtatatccaaattcgaccgcgcgttgaatacaaccgcaacaacgcgcggtcgaatttttttctagttatatTTAAAAAACAAATGATATAGTAGATGTTAGTCTTTTTAACAAGTATGTCATAGATGATATGAATTTCCGTCTTTGCATAATGTTCCTTTTCAATCTTTCTAGGTTTGCCGCTCAAAAATCTTGAATCTAATCTACTTGTACATTGATTTCAAAGTCGTAAACGTTGTAAGAGAGGAAGGATGTAACATCCGTAGAAATAAATGATTAAGTTAATTAGTGAACAACTAAACTATGTTTATTTTAAAATATTATGCACATTGTAGTTTATGTTTGCATGGTACAATTATAATAATCACAGATCACAGATGATAATGATATTGAAAGAGATAGCTAGGCatattatagttataaaattaAATACGAAAGTTGATTGCGCACCTTTTAGTTGACCACTTAAATGTATTAACAACCAACCTATTGTCCCCCCTCCAGAACTGATTCATGCATTAATCAAGAAGAGTTCATCAGGGTCGCCCCGTTACTACCACTACcatccgtcccaaatctattgtctaCAATTCCATTttagatgtcccaaattaatttatCTAAATCAAAATTGATCCAGTATATGGTTGGTACTTTTCAAGGGTTGCCAATATCTTGAAGTGATCCGCTGGCTTCTCATGGAGGTAATTATTGGGTTAACCGGGTCGATGTTAAGAGTTTATTTTACATGGGCTAATCCAGttcaaaagaagaaaaaaaagccCATATTGACCCAGTTTGGTGACTTAGTAagctttacgtttttttttttttttttttttaagtatctAACTGCAATCAAAGTAAGTTTGACAATACAAATATGACAAAAAGTTATCGAATTATGCATCGGAACACATGAACAACCATACCCAAAACCACAATATGAACCAATTGTCAAAATCAAAGTAACTTCAGTTTTTACATTATACGACACTCGATTAATCTATTGAAATGGAGACAGGGGATTCGGGTGGCCAAAGTTTTTTGATCTTCTCAACTCTCTACACACAAGATCTAACATGGCCAAAAAATCTCTCACAATCACAAATATCCTAAGTTGATTCACTTCATCTTTACTCATATTTCCATGGAAGTATTCAGTAATCTCTTTCACAAGTTTCAGCACTCGCTGTTCGTCTTCCTCCAACTCTTTCAGATGTTTATCAGCATAACCCAAGAAACATTTCATCGATTCAACAAACTTACAAGTTTTATCTTCCATTGACAAATCATCGTTCACCAATCGTCTCAATCGACTCATTCCTTGCGATAGATTAGAAACTGCGCTTGCAACGACATCAAAGTCTATCGTCGCTGTTTTCTTCACATTGCATAGTTCAGTACTCAAGCCGGCTACAAGTTCTAATCCCATGTTCCTATAGTCTTCTTCTTTGTCTTCAACATTGTTTCGCTTGCTTTTTTGATTAATCATTCCTATAATGCTCTCTGACACTCTAACGCCTTCTGAACGAACTATTTCTTGGACTACAAAGTGAAGCAACGTTGTTTTCCCGTCTGTTCCTTTTACGTCAGAAAGCTTAAGCAATGCGTCTAGCTTAAAAGCTTTTGCTCCTCCCCTTATCGTACCTACATTCATCCTATTCCCGGTTTTCAACACGGCCTCTAGTAGTTTTAGGAATAATCTACTTGATCTCAGTTCTTTGCATGCCTCCTGTGACATTATAGATTTTGTGTCATGAATACAGAACTATGCAATTTATTCCAACCATTTTTGTCTTCATATTAGCATGAATAAGCATTTAAAGTTAGAAGGTACGTAAGAATTAACAGGGCCGTTTCATTAATTTAAAAGTACCTGTTCGAGATATAAATTGAGTCCTTATGCACGTTAAGTTTTGTAATGTATAGAatagataataatactaaaaagtatcattatattCATTGTTTCCGAGATCTTTCAATCAAAATGATATCTGACTTGGGAGAATTCGTGTCATAAGAAGAAAAAAGAACTATTTTTCGGCTACAaggattttttttaatataatttttggCCCTTTCAAAATTTGACCATGTTCAGTAGCCTATCTTGCACACCCTCTAAGAACTATTAATTGTACGTAGTTGAAAGTGTTAAGATGTATGAAAACTTTCCTTAAAGTGCACGAAGTAACATATTTACAAATGTTCATAGTTGTAAGTGTGAAGATGTATAAAATTCTACTAATTTGTTGTGGCGAAAATTGGAAATCAAGAAAATCGGGTTTTACCTCTAGCATTGAGAAGGTCTTACGAAGATGATTCATTTCATCTTCAAACGTTTCACGATAAAGCAATGCTTCAATTCTAGGAAAGGCGTACGGTATGTTTAGGATTGATGCAACAAACGTTTCAGCCGAGCCCAAGTCACCTTTAAAACCTGTTAGTTTAGACTCCTCTTCTTTTGTGGGCTCCGTCTTTATCAGTACTTCTAACTGTTGTAGATTCAGCCCATTTCCTAACATGATAACCGAACTAACTCAGATTTATATTCGTTTATCAGGTATTGCAGGTATTTGTGTATGTTTATAATCTAATTGCAATATGATGTCACATTAAGGACAGAGTAGTCGAATTTGGTACTTCCCTTAGTTTTTTAGCAATTGAATTTTATTTTTGAATCCTGATTTTACAAAATTATTACACAATAGTACACCATATAATGGATCTTTACCTTGTACGAGTGCACGACAAACTTGTTCGGCGGTGGCATTGAGAGCTTTTAAAAGTATGGTTATGTTCTGAAGTCTTTTTGGTTCGAGAACATGTTTACTAGGAGACGGGCTTTTGCTTTTTAATTCGTCATTGGAATTGTGTAGGTTGTAACCAAAGAGGGACTCAATCATTTCCTCATCAAACCTGTTTTATATGATATCATTAGTACAATGTAGGAAAATGTAACAAGTGATTAAAAAACTTATGGATAACAAATAACGCGCTTACTCGAATGAGTTTGATCTCAGCTTGTCCCAGACCATGGAGCGGTCTGGTGCTGCTCGTACTTTATCCCAATGAAGCGGTTTTAGTTTCGGTAGCGGAGTTCCATCTCTACCCATGGGTGTAGATTGagatggtggtggtggcggtggcgggttTTTCATAGAGAAtgacggtggcggtggcggtggcggtggcgggGTTTTCATAGAGAACAGTGGTGGCggcggtggtgatggtggtggtggtggaggcaAGTTTCCTTTAGGATAAGATGGTGGCAATGGTGGAGGAATATGGGTTGGGTTTGACCCTGAAGATAAATTCCTTTGAGAAGGAAAAATTTCCGGCGTGTTAGGGGTCCCGGAAGATGACGAACTGCATGGTCGTGGTGGCAGCAGCGGTGGTGGCGTTGGCGGcggtggtgctggtgatgctgttgATGTTGGTGGTTCTAGTGTTTCGTCACAAGTTATTGAAGCGTCCGAAATTCTTGGATTAGATGAATGTTGTGAATCGCAAAAAGAATGAaaagattcatcatcatcatcatcatcatcatcatcatcatcatcatcatcatcatcttgatgatgatcatcatcatcttcgtcTGATGAATGATTTATCATATCTTCTTTTTCGCCCACCGGAGAAGCGAAAAAGACTTGTTCATCCTCCTCATCAAACTTTAATGATTCAATTGAAGACATGTCATCTTCATTGTGAGAAGAATTCAAATTCAAATTATCAGAATTTGATAATTCTTTTATCTGAATAAAATCCATCTCTTTTCCTTCTATTTTGTCTTCCAATTCATTTGAATTagaagtatgagtatcatgatgatcaGAATCTTGTCTTACTGCACAAACTGGTGGTGGTTGTAACACTGTTCCTAATGATTCAAGATAAAAGTTATCTCTAACTGCATGAGATATTATTACCTTTTCACTTTTCTTTGATGATGATTTCATTTTCCTATGTTTTCGGCACCCCAAGAGCAACCCAACGACACATAATATAAAAGTGGTTCCGCCCACAGAGGCCAGAACCGCCACCAGAACTCTCCGTCGTCTTCCACCGTCACTCCAATGGGACGGTGGTGGAATGGGCGGAAAATGGTGGCAGTTCGGCCTATGGGAATGTAGACGGACATGATGAcgtggagctggagctggagctagaAAAGGTGATCCTGTTGGAGAGATATTGAAATATGGTTTTTTAGTATGTTTTAATCCAATAAGTGCTCTGAACTTTAATTGTGTTAATGATGAAACTTGAAGATTTGGGACAGTGAATATTGTAGAAACAATGAATGTGGTGAGAAAGATGGTGATGATGAAACTGATAATGGGGATGATCTTACACCTACATTCCatgtttttttcttctttttatttctttAATTGATTTGTTGAATATTGAAAAGTCCAAAATGTGACAGGATATGAATGCACCTTTCTGATACAATTATAACAATGAATCCTGCTTCTGCTGGTAGAGAAATAGTCTTAAATGCTACTCCAAGGAATCCCTGTGTTTTTGGCAGTTGAACTTTGTGTAGGGgccttctttatttttattttttttactcaaTTTTTACCATATCAATAAAACATGCGATTTTTTTCACTCTTATTCAATTAGTAGCAGTATATTAGCACAATATTCATGTTACTATAATTAGTTCCTAAAGCATTTTTTGTCAAACATGAAGTTAATAGGAACATTGAAATTTTGATGATCAAGGATCAAGTGTCCAAGTTTTCAAGAAAATTAGTTGGAGTTGTTGGGACTTTTAGAGGTCAAAATCAGTTTCATGGGGATGATTacatctttttgaactccaaatctCCATTACCTTTTCAATCTTAACATTAGCTTATTTTAGCTTGTTGTGGGTCCCAACAATTTGGACTTACCTTTGCATATCTTTTAAGTGTGGTGAAAATATCCCCAATTTCTCCATTCATCCATATTTTGCACCAATAATGATTTCCGTGATGTTATGTACCTGCAAAATAAATACACGAATAAAGAAACTTACaattatacattattatttattTCTATATAATAATGTTTATGTGATTATGGGTGATCTAAAACTATTATATTTGTAATATAAATAATGTCTTTTGGTCTTTGATTAACACGACAAGAAATAATTCTCTAAATATAAAATGATTATGTTACCCTAAACTCCTAAAGTGTAGTAgatttttatatatttgtattattatgtTACACTGTttctttgtgtgtgtgtgtatagtaACTGCATTTGGAGTGTTGGTAGAAATAAAACATGAAAGGTTTGGTGTACATGTAGGTGAACCCTTTCTTGCATTTTCCTTTTTCATCTGCTAATCTAAACCATGTGCAAAAGATCTAACCGACAgggaaaataaatatatataaaaaaaaaaaatataatagcatATATTTAATGTAGAGCAATATAAATTGGCTTTACTTTGCCGTTACTTGGAATCCCATGCTGAGATTTTAACAAATACTCACAAATCACAAACGCACAAACACCTTTTTTGTTTGTGTTCTGATATGAAGATCTGGGACCACCGTCCAAACCTCAGCCGCTCAACCCCATACTATTACTGGGCCAATATTTATTTTATGGCCCATAAAATGACTTAAAGTTGTTAAAGGACCATTACTGTTCATACAGGCCCAATAAAGAAGCAGCAGAAAAGGTTAACACACCTCCTGAAAGTGTTTTCCCGCCACTTTCGAGGAAGAGAGAATGGAATGGACGGTGAGTGGAAACGCTTTGAAGACGTTTGGTCGATCTGTCACGTGCCTTGCACGCATCGGCAACGAACTTATCCTACAAGCTTCGCCGTCACAGGTTTCGATGCTTATATTT
This genomic window from Rutidosis leptorrhynchoides isolate AG116_Rl617_1_P2 chromosome 2, CSIRO_AGI_Rlap_v1, whole genome shotgun sequence contains:
- the LOC139890774 gene encoding uncharacterized protein produces the protein MECRCKIIPIISFIITIFLTTFIVSTIFTVPNLQVSSLTQLKFRALIGLKHTKKPYFNISPTGSPFLAPAPAPRHHVRLHSHRPNCHHFPPIPPPSHWSDGGRRRRVLVAVLASVGGTTFILCVVGLLLGCRKHRKMKSSSKKSEKVIISHAVRDNFYLESLGTVLQPPPVCAVRQDSDHHDTHTSNSNELEDKIEGKEMDFIQIKELSNSDNLNLNSSHNEDDMSSIESLKFDEEDEQVFFASPVGEKEDMINHSSDEDDDDHHQDDDDDDDDDDDDDDDDESFHSFCDSQHSSNPRISDASITCDETLEPPTSTASPAPPPPTPPPLLPPRPCSSSSSGTPNTPEIFPSQRNLSSGSNPTHIPPPLPPSYPKGNLPPPPPPSPPPPPLFSMKTPPPPPPPPPSFSMKNPPPPPPPSQSTPMGRDGTPLPKLKPLHWDKVRAAPDRSMVWDKLRSNSFEFDEEMIESLFGYNLHNSNDELKSKSPSPSKHVLEPKRLQNITILLKALNATAEQVCRALVQGNGLNLQQLEVLIKTEPTKEEESKLTGFKGDLGSAETFVASILNIPYAFPRIEALLYRETFEDEMNHLRKTFSMLEEACKELRSSRLFLKLLEAVLKTGNRMNVGTIRGGAKAFKLDALLKLSDVKGTDGKTTLLHFVVQEIVRSEGVRVSESIIGMINQKSKRNNVEDKEEDYRNMGLELVAGLSTELCNVKKTATIDFDVVASAVSNLSQGMSRLRRLVNDDLSMEDKTCKFVESMKCFLGYADKHLKELEEDEQRVLKLVKEITEYFHGNMSKDEVNQLRIFVIVRDFLAMLDLVCRELRRSKNFGHPNPLSPFQ